Proteins encoded by one window of Haliotis asinina isolate JCU_RB_2024 chromosome 6, JCU_Hal_asi_v2, whole genome shotgun sequence:
- the LOC137287009 gene encoding membrane frizzled-related protein-like codes for MLTMNSFAVTSSRLPPAFRDAVLLLLLCIQCASSTNCGGFQTIVGAAVGEITSPNYPNAYPNFTRCIWTFQATAEYRVLLTINFQGQQEGNVCHDYIEIRDGSANSDVLLTSCGTLTSHNVTSTARWLRILFYSDGSVGTQGLQASYSQIYAGPVINNISSPIPECRTHEYLCSNKECISMSYRCDGYFDCGCADGGCDEDGCGGISMSYPARIAMGIGIGIGMFVSVCMLALFIERRHNWAKLKREKNEKNKNKRKK; via the exons ATGTTAACCATGAATAGTTTTGCTGTAACAAGTTCTCGACTACCGCCAGCCTTCAGAG ATGCCGTTCTCCTCCTCCTACTATGCATACAGTGTGCATCATCAACAA ACTGTGGGGGGTTCCAGACAATAGTTGGGGCAGCTGTAGGCGAGATCACAAGCCCTAACTATCCCAACGCCTACCCAAACTTTACCCGGTGCATCTGGACATTTCAAGCTACGGCGGAGTACCGGGTACTGCTGACCATAAACTTCCAGGGCCAACAGGAAGGGAATGTCTGCCATGACTACATTGAG ATCCGTGATGGTAGCGCCAACTCCGACGTTCTGCTCACGTCCTGTGGTACTCTGACGTCACATAACGTGACGTCAACGGCCCGATGGCTGCGGATCCTGTTTTATAGCGATGGGAGCGTTGGGACTCAAGGTCTCCAAGCCTCGTATTCACAGATATATGCAG GTCCCGTTATAAACAACATATCATCACCAATACCTG AGTGTCGAACTCACGAGTACCTCTGTTCAAATAAAGAATGCATCAGCATGTCCTATCGTTGTGATGGGTACTTCGACTGCGGGTGCGCTGACGGTGGTTGTGACGAGGATGGATGTGGGGGCATATCTATGA GTTATCCCGCTCGGATCGCAATGGGAATAGGCATTGGGATTGGCATGTTCGTGTCGGTGTGCATGCTCGCTTTATTCATTGAGAGAAGACACAATTGGGCAAAGTTGAAAcgggaaaaaaatgaaaaaaataagaaCAAGCGCAAGAAGTAG
- the LOC137287255 gene encoding uncharacterized protein yields MSPSLRLLGLVTITLFALAFRVADGTVPCADCEFFYIEIYYPTQGMPVYAQPTYSAAGQLLYNYAPKISPIHVFQIDGHQKIAAIVKVKKPGILSNLVAEVTNLGLAVEATVLYSFEAFSLFNGAPPALAVAPLRVLPCARVYLMELELVPLGNITQYQTSLRNFTVELLRLRRVGIILDVYKYLARIPATFMILGCGTPTFYDQLTFSFTSLADDYGAFTIGRVDSLTKWNPLIGGKGGSCFWGQSAAAMFTGKKKK; encoded by the exons ATGTCTCCATCGTTGAGGCTTCTCGGATTGGTTACTATAACCCTATTTGCTCTTGCATTTAGGGTTGCTGATGGAACTGTTCCATGTGCGGATTGTGAGTTTTTCTACATTGAGATATATTACCCAACTCAAGGAATGCCTGTTTATGCTCAACCCACATACAGCGCAGCAGGACAGCTACTGTACAACTATGCGCCCAAAATATCTCCGATCCACGTTTTTCAG ATTGACGGTCACCAGAAGATCGCCGCAA TTGTCAAGGTGAAGAAACCAGGCATACTCTCTAACCTCGTTGCTGAGGTCACCAACCTCGGGCTGGCAGTAGAGGCAACGGTACTGTACTCATTTGAGGCTTTTTCACTGTTTAACGGAGCTCCTCCCGCATTAGCCGTGGCGCCCCTGAGAGTTCTaccctgtgccagggtgtatcTGATGGAGCTGGAACTCGTCCCTCTAG GAAACATTACACAATATCAGACATCGCTGAGGAACTTCACCGTTGAGTTGTTGCGTCTAAGAAGAGTCGGAATCATCCTGGATGTGTACAAGTACCTCGCAAGAATCCCCGCCACT TTCATGATCCTTGGATGCGGAACCCCTACCTTCTATGACCAGCTGACGTTCAGTTTTACAAGCCTAGCTGATGACTATGGCGCGTTCACAATCGGAAGGGTGGACTCCTTGACCAAATGGAACCCCCTTATTGGTGGCAAGGGAGGAAGCTGCTTCTGGGGTCAGTCCGCTGCAGCGATGTTCACAGGCAAGAAGAAGAAGTAA